A window from Flavobacterium gyeonganense encodes these proteins:
- the dapA gene encoding 4-hydroxy-tetrahydrodipicolinate synthase, with product MQSLIGTGVALVTPFKKDFSIDIEALHRIVNFSIDGGVEYLVVMGTTAENATLTQNEKELVINTIVEVNNGRLPLVLGVGGNNTMQVVEELKTRDFSAFEAILSVSPYYNKPTQEGIYQHFKAIAEASPVPVVLYNVPGRTSSNMAPSTVVRLANDFDNVVGIKEAAGDMAQALQLIKNVPKDFLVISGDDMIALPIVLAGGAGVISVIGQGFPKEFSEMIRLGLNRKVNEAFKTQYLLSDCIDMIFEQGNPAGIKHVFQSLGIADNTVRLPLVSVEESLADRLDKFVKAALK from the coding sequence ATGCAATCATTAATAGGAACAGGTGTTGCCCTTGTCACTCCATTTAAAAAAGATTTTTCAATTGATATCGAAGCTTTGCACCGAATCGTTAATTTTTCGATTGATGGAGGAGTAGAATATCTTGTAGTTATGGGTACAACTGCTGAAAACGCGACTTTAACACAAAACGAAAAAGAATTAGTTATTAATACTATTGTTGAAGTTAATAACGGAAGATTGCCTTTAGTTCTTGGAGTTGGGGGTAATAATACTATGCAGGTTGTGGAGGAATTAAAAACAAGGGATTTTTCTGCATTTGAAGCTATTCTTTCTGTATCTCCCTACTATAATAAACCTACGCAGGAAGGAATTTATCAGCATTTTAAAGCCATTGCAGAAGCTTCTCCAGTTCCGGTAGTTCTATATAATGTTCCGGGAAGAACATCAAGTAATATGGCGCCTTCAACAGTTGTTCGTCTTGCAAATGATTTTGACAATGTTGTAGGGATAAAAGAAGCGGCAGGAGACATGGCTCAGGCTTTACAACTGATTAAAAATGTGCCAAAGGATTTTCTGGTAATCTCAGGAGATGATATGATTGCTTTGCCAATTGTATTGGCTGGCGGGGCAGGAGTTATCTCGGTTATTGGACAGGGATTCCCAAAAGAATTCTCAGAAATGATTCGTTTAGGCCTGAATCGAAAAGTAAATGAAGCTTTTAAAACACAATACTTGTTGTCTGATTGTATTGATATGATTTTTGAACAGGGAAATCCTGCCGGAATTAAACATGTCTTCCAGTCTTTAGGGATTGCTGATAATACGGTTCGTTTACCATTAGTTTCAGTTGAAGAATCATTAGCAGACCGATTAGATAAATTTGTAAAAGCAGCATTAAAATAA